The following coding sequences are from one Triticum dicoccoides isolate Atlit2015 ecotype Zavitan chromosome 4A, WEW_v2.0, whole genome shotgun sequence window:
- the LOC119286769 gene encoding peptide-N4-(N-acetyl-beta-glucosaminyl)asparagine amidase A-like: MAVPCVRLALLLCLMIPATVASPRSRSLRKSPAHASASRATAFFEVDRPPRARGSSGRRCSTLLLSASFGSTFDKPPATAAYSPPSCLVKAGGRASAISLAVLEWRAACRGPQLDRIFGVWLAGAELLRGSTAAPPPNGIVWSVSKDVTRYASLLAAAGNSTFAVYLGNHVNATLTGVYHANVTLHLYLRRTPTTKPTPATAPADLIVPMSRALPLNGGLWFPIQSAADVASKSVALPSNTYRAVLELYFSSHQDDELWYKNQPGYQNGPFREVTARVDGVLAGSVCPFPVIYPGGIYPLLWRPIAPIGSFNLPTYDIELTPFLGKLLDGKAHEFAFAVTNAMDVWYIDANLHLWLDPRGTATTAGLVSYAAPPTNTTSSKSADPVDTHYHATADRLVSATGWVKSSYGNITTNATRTFALDYLLTFETLDLTILADTGVVATDGAGGVLYSAQTHGNFPLGWVYQQNSLTVTHGLEETTVAAGRWSSAPPYRSLRTTQSSLVEDEEGGGKSWGVRQTYRYNATDGCYFRNVTSSNYSVVSDHSNELCVKGAASAGVGTVTAALPAVNLP; this comes from the coding sequence ATGGCCGTGCCATGCGttcgcctcgccctcctcctctgtcTGATGATCCCAGCCACCGTCGCCTCACCTCGGAGCCGGAGCCTGCGCAAATCCCCAGCCCACGCGTCGGCGTCGCGGGCGACCGCCTTCTTCGAGGTGGACCGCCCGCCACGCGCACGCGGCAGCTCCGGCCGCCGGTGCTCCACGCTCCTGCTGTCCGCCTCCTTCGGCTCCACCTTCGACAAGCCCCCTGCCACCGCCGCCTACTCCCCGCCAAGCTGCCTCGTCAAGGCGGGCGGCCGCGCCTCGGCCATCTCCCTCGCGGTGCTCGAGTGGCGCGCCGCCTGCCGGGGACCCCAGCTCGACAGGATCTTCGGCGTCTGGCTCGCCGGCGCCGAGCTCCTCCGCGGCAGCACCGCCGCGCCGCCTCCCAACGGCATCGTCTGGTCCGTCTCCAAGGACGTCACCAGGTACGCgtccctcctcgccgccgccggcaactCCACCTTCGCCGTCTACCTCGGCAACCACGTCAACGCCACGCTCACCGGCGTGTACCATGCCAACGTCACGCTCCACCTCTACCTCCGCCGCACGCCGACGACCAAGCCGACGCCCGCCACGGCTCCCGCCGACCTCATCGTCCCGATGTCGCGGGCCCTCCCTCTGAACGGCGGGCTGTGGTTCCCGATCCAGAGCGCCGCCGACGTTGCGTCCAAGAGCGTCGCGCTGCCATCCAACACCTACCGCGCGGTCCTCGAACTCTACTTCTCGTCCCACCAAGACGACGAGTTATGGTACAAGAACCAGCCCGGGTACCAGAACGGCCCGTTCCGCGAGGTTACCGCTCGTGTCGACGGTGTCCTCGCCGGCTCCGTGTGCCCGTTCCCCGTCATCTACCCTGGCGGCATCTACCCCCTCCTATGGAGGCCAATCGCCCCCATCGGCTCCTTCAACCTCCCGACGTACGACATCGAGCTCACGCCTTTTCTGGGCAAGCTGTTGGACGGCAAGGCGCACGAGTTCGCGTTCGCGGTCACCAACGCCATGGACGTGTGGTACATCGACGCCAACCTCCATCTCTGGCTGGACCCCAGGGGCACGGCGACGACGGCGGGCCTCGTGAGCTACgccgcgccaccgacgaacacgacgTCGTCCAAGTCCGCCGACCCCGTCGACACCCACTACCACGCGACGGCGGACCGGCTCGTCTCCGCCACCGGGTGGGTCAAGTCATCGTACGGGAACATAACGACCAACGCCACGCGGACGTTCGCCCTCGACTACCTCCTCACCTTCGAGACGCTGGACCTGACCATCCTTGCGGACACCGGCGTCGTCGCCACGGACGGCGCCGGCGGTGTCCTGTACTCGGCGCAGACGCACGGGAACTTCCCGCTTGGCTGGGTCTATCAACAGAATAGTCTAACCGTCACGCACGGGTTGGAGGAGACGACGGTGGCCGCCGGCCGGTGGTCCTCGGCGCCGCCATACCGGTCGCTGCGCACCACGCAGAGCAGCCTCGTGGAGGACGAGGAGGGAGGCGGCAAGTCATGGGGCGTCCGGCAGACGTACAGGTACAACGCCACCGACGGGTGCTACTTCAGGAACGTGACCAGCAGCAACTACAGCGTCGTGTCGGACCACTCCAATGAGTTGTGCGTGAAGGGGGCGGCATCCGCCGGAGTTGGCACTGTCACGGCCGCGCTACCGGCGGTGAATCTTCCATAG
- the LOC119289149 gene encoding cathepsin B-like protease 2 isoform X1: MGGLLPLALLVVLSAAAAAPQEDIIRTVNNHPNAGWTAGHNPYLANYTIEQFKHILGVKPTPPGLLAGVPTKTYSRSEKEDLPKEFDARSKWSGCTTIGKILDQGHCGACWAFGAVECLQDRFCIHHGVNVSLSVNDIVACCGFLCGDGCDGGYPIFAWQYFVENGVVTDECDPFFDQVGCQHPGCEPAYPTPVCEKKCKVQNQVWEEKKHFSVDAYQVNSDPHDIMAEVYKNGPVEVSFIIYEDFAHYKSGVYKQITGRMVGGHAAKLIGWGTSDAGEDYWLLANQWNRGWGEDGYFKVIRGMNECGIEGDVNAGMPSTKNIAGSAFAI; this comes from the exons ATGGGTGGCCTACTCCCGCTGGCGCTGCTCGTCGTCCtctctgccgccgccgctgcccctcaG GAAGACATCATACGGACGGTCAACAACCATCCCAATGCCGGATGGACGGCTGGACACAACCCCTACCTCGCAAACTATACT ATCGAGCAATTTAAGCATATCCTGGGAGTGAAGCCAACACCTCCAGGTTTACTGGCTGGTGTCCCAACCAAAACTTATTCAAGATCAGAAAAGGAGGATCTCCCAAAGGAGTTCGACGCCAGATCTAAATGGTCTGGCTGCACCACAATCGGGAAAATACTTG ATCAA GGTCACTGTGGTGCCTGCTGGGCCTTTGGTGCCGTGGAGTGTCTGCAAGATCGTTTCTGCATTCATCATGGCGTG AACGTTTCACTTTCTGTCAATGACATAGTGGCTTGCTGTGGGTTTCTGTGTGGCGATGGTTGTGATGGAGGATATCCTATCTTCGCATGGCAATACTTCGTCGAGAACGGTGTTGTTACTGACGAG TGTGATCCATTCTTTGATCAGGTTGGCTGCCAGCATCCTGGATGCGAACCTGCTTATCCTACACCTGTGTGTGAAAAGAAATGCAAGGTGCAGAACCAAGTTTGGGAGGAAAAGAAACATTTCAGTGTCGATGCATACCAAGTAAACTCTGATCCACATGACATCATGGCAGAGGTCTACAAGAATGGCCCTGTAGAAGTTTCTTTCATAATTTATGAG GACTTTGCACACTACAAGTCAGGTGTTTACAAGCAAATCACAGGTAGGATGGTGGGAGGTCATGCCGCCAAATTGATTGGATGGGGAACAAGTGATGCTGGCGAGGATTACTGG CTTCTTGCAAATCAGTGGAACAGAGGATGGGGCGAA GACGGGTACTTCAAGGTCATAAGGGGCATGAATGAATGTGGCATTGAAGGAGATGTTAATGCCGGTATGCCCTCGACAAAGAACATCGCGGGTAGCGCCTTTGCAATCTGA
- the LOC119289149 gene encoding cathepsin B-like protease 2 isoform X2, translated as MGGLLPLALLVVLSAAAAAPQLVGAARGDHSLPIIQEDIIRTVNNHPNAGWTAGHNPYLANYTIEQFKHILGVKPTPPGLLAGVPTKTYSRSEKEDLPKEFDARSKWSGCTTIGKILDQGHCGACWAFGAVECLQDRFCIHHGVNVSLSVNDIVACCGFLCGDGCDGGYPIFAWQYFVENGVVTDECDPFFDQVGCQHPGCEPAYPTPVCEKKCKVQNQVWEEKKHFSVDAYQVNSDPHDIMAEVYKNGPVEVSFIIYEDFAHYKSGVYKQITGRMVGGHAAKLIGWGTSDAGEDYWLLANQWNRGWGEDGYFKVIRGMNECGIEGDVNAGMPSTKNIAGSAFAI; from the exons ATGGGTGGCCTACTCCCGCTGGCGCTGCTCGTCGTCCtctctgccgccgccgctgcccctcaG CTCGTCGGAGCTGCGAGGGGAGACCATTCCCTTCCAATCATCCAG GAAGACATCATACGGACGGTCAACAACCATCCCAATGCCGGATGGACGGCTGGACACAACCCCTACCTCGCAAACTATACT ATCGAGCAATTTAAGCATATCCTGGGAGTGAAGCCAACACCTCCAGGTTTACTGGCTGGTGTCCCAACCAAAACTTATTCAAGATCAGAAAAGGAGGATCTCCCAAAGGAGTTCGACGCCAGATCTAAATGGTCTGGCTGCACCACAATCGGGAAAATACTTG ATCAA GGTCACTGTGGTGCCTGCTGGGCCTTTGGTGCCGTGGAGTGTCTGCAAGATCGTTTCTGCATTCATCATGGCGTG AACGTTTCACTTTCTGTCAATGACATAGTGGCTTGCTGTGGGTTTCTGTGTGGCGATGGTTGTGATGGAGGATATCCTATCTTCGCATGGCAATACTTCGTCGAGAACGGTGTTGTTACTGACGAG TGTGATCCATTCTTTGATCAGGTTGGCTGCCAGCATCCTGGATGCGAACCTGCTTATCCTACACCTGTGTGTGAAAAGAAATGCAAGGTGCAGAACCAAGTTTGGGAGGAAAAGAAACATTTCAGTGTCGATGCATACCAAGTAAACTCTGATCCACATGACATCATGGCAGAGGTCTACAAGAATGGCCCTGTAGAAGTTTCTTTCATAATTTATGAG GACTTTGCACACTACAAGTCAGGTGTTTACAAGCAAATCACAGGTAGGATGGTGGGAGGTCATGCCGCCAAATTGATTGGATGGGGAACAAGTGATGCTGGCGAGGATTACTGG CTTCTTGCAAATCAGTGGAACAGAGGATGGGGCGAA GACGGGTACTTCAAGGTCATAAGGGGCATGAATGAATGTGGCATTGAAGGAGATGTTAATGCCGGTATGCCCTCGACAAAGAACATCGCGGGTAGCGCCTTTGCAATCTGA